Proteins from one Hydrogenivirga caldilitoris genomic window:
- the rpsJ gene encoding 30S ribosomal protein S10 produces MEQDKIRIRLRAYDYKLLDESVKKIIETVKRTGGVIRGPIPMPTKIRKWCVLRSPHKFEQSREHFEVREHARILDITRVTPQTIEALMEINLPAGVDVEVKMRG; encoded by the coding sequence ATGGAGCAGGATAAGATACGGATAAGACTCAGAGCATACGACTACAAGCTTTTAGATGAATCCGTTAAAAAGATAATAGAAACCGTCAAGAGAACCGGAGGAGTTATAAGAGGTCCTATACCTATGCCAACGAAGATAAGAAAGTGGTGTGTCCTTAGATCTCCCCATAAATTTGAGCAGTCAAGGGAGCATTTTGAGGTCAGGGAGCATGCAAGGATACTTGATATAACGAGGGTTACACCTCAAACCATAGAAGCTCTTATGGAGATAAATCTTCCAGCAGGCGTAGACGTTGAAGTGAAGATGAGAGGTTAA